A single window of Oreochromis aureus strain Israel breed Guangdong linkage group 5, ZZ_aureus, whole genome shotgun sequence DNA harbors:
- the LOC116333908 gene encoding prostacyclin synthase-like: MIWTILLLVLLIFILTNRWRSKGEPPLDKGAIPWLGHALEFGKDASKFINRMKMKHGDVFTVRVAGRYVTMLLDPHSYDTVLGDSDSLDFTRYAQVLMERIFRLHLPYSQQAKSKEIMKRHFVGMNLATLNSAMSRNLQALMKAKTTQNQKDWKEEGLFNFSYSLLFRAGYLMLFGGEQNNNPIDPSSVYEEYKKFDGLLVKMARGTLTQEEKKTAQSVQNKLWELLAPAGLTDDSGSSPWLHAYRQFLQEDGTDAEMQNRAILMQLWATQGNVGPAAFWLLGFLLTNPEALMAVKREFSQNTQMETTTGTPLMDSQVNTPVFDSALEEALRLTAAPFITREVVREKTLHMADGRQYLLRKGDRVCLFPYVSPQMDPEIYHEPQKYKYDRFLREDGSVKKDFYKGGKRLKYYTMPWGAGTNGCVGKQFAINTIRQFVYMVLTNYDLELCDPNAQMPEINASRYGFGMLQPEGDLPVRYKPRSTH, translated from the exons ATGATCTGGACCATCCTCCTGCTCGTCCTACTCATTTTTATTCTAACAAACAGATGGAG ATCCAAGGGGGAACCACCTTTAGACAAAGGAGCTATCCCGTGGTTAGGTCATGCACTTGAATTTGGAAAAGATGCATCCAAGTTCATAAATCGCATGAAGATGAAGCATGGTGACGTTTTCACT GTGCGGGTTGCTGGCCGCTATGTGACGATGCTCCTGGATCCACACTCCTACGACACAGTCCTGGGTGACTCCGATTCTCTGGACTTCACACGTTACGCGCAGGTGCTGATGGAGAGGATCTTCAGACTGCACCTCCCGTATAGCCAGCAGGCTAAATCAAAAGAAATCATGAAAAG GCACTTTGTGGGAATGAACTTGGCCACTCTTAACAGCGCCATGAGCAGAAACCTGCAAGCCTTGATGAAAGCAAAGACAACCCAGAACCAGAAAGACTGGAAAGAGGAGGGACTGTTCAATTTCTCTTACAGCTTGTTATTTAG GGCGGGGTACCTGATGCTGTTTGGGGGAGAACAGAACAACAACCCCATAGACCCTTCAAGTGTCTACGAGGAGTACAAGAAGTTTGATGGTCTTCTAGTCAAAATGGCAAGGGGCACACTGACGCAAG AGGAGAAGAAGACAGCTCAGAGTGTTCAAAACAAACTCTGGGAGCTTCTGGCTCCAGCAGGTCTGACTGACGATTCGGGGTCCAGCCCTTGGCTGCATGCCTACAGGCAGTTTCTGCAGGAAGATGGGACCGATGCGGAGATGCAGAACAGGGCTATACTGATGCAACTCTGGGCCACACAG GGTAATGTTGGTCCTGCTGCATTTTGGCTGTTGGGCTTCTTGTTGACAAATCCTGAAGCCCTGATGGCAGTAAAGAGGGAGTTTAGCCAGAACACACAGATGGAAACCACCACAGGGACTCCCCTCATGGACAGTCAAGTGAACACCCCAGTGTTTG ATAGTGCCTTGGAAGAAGCACTGAGACTCACCGCCGCCCCGTTCATTACAAGAGAGGTAGTGCGGGAAAAGACCCTCCACATGGCCGATGGCCGACAGTACCTGCTGAGAAAAGGAGACAGAGTGTGTTTGTTTCCCTACGTCAGCCCTCAAATGGACCCTGAGATCTACCACGAGCCACAG AAATACAAGTACGATCGCTTCCTGAGAGAAGACGGATCTGTGAAGAAGGATTTTTATAAAGGAGGGAAGCGGCTGAAATATTACACCATGCCATGGGGTGCAGGGACCAATGGCTGTGTAGGAAAGCAGTTTGCAATCAATACCATCAGACA GTTTGTTTACATGGTGTTGACTAACTATGATTTGGAGCTTTGTGACCCAAATGCTCAGATGCCAGAAATAAATGCCAGCCGTTATGGATTTGGGATGCTACAACCTGAAGGAGACTTGCCTGTCCGATATAAACCTCGAAGTACTCACTAG